In Flammeovirgaceae bacterium 311, one DNA window encodes the following:
- a CDS encoding RagB/SusD domain-containing protein: MLLVFTSCEDILEEQPKTVAVENFYNTAEEVETATNAIYAPLRSTRAEHIAVLDAHTDWGYGRGSRAQYNDFEGFGATNISAAGARWNSLYQGIRNANLVISNAPNGSSISQEDIDKYVAEAKFLRALAYFDLVRNWGGVPLRTEENMTNIDLERSSAQEVYDQIIADLTEAETNLPEEPKHIGRPTRLAAKTMLADVYLNLERFAEARDKAYEVIQSNKYSLVPVESVEDFQMKLFGPEITTTPEEIFYFKYAREVNQGNWLLFVLNHPSTGLFNFGGAYAHYSDLTNPFHQSWNDEDIRKGLWDVVDFGLGSTTLVSKKYIDKSAVSNAGAGNDLPIYRYAEVLLIYAEAASRAAGGPTVEAVEALNQVHRRAYGFDPTTPSEVDFSMGDYNAETFLDLVLQERAYEFQFEGKRWLDLKRTGKAQEAIMSAKGKTIAEAHYLWPIPLDELNFNNALDPAKDQNPGY, from the coding sequence TTGCTTCTGGTATTTACTTCCTGCGAGGACATCTTAGAAGAGCAGCCAAAAACAGTAGCAGTAGAAAATTTCTATAATACCGCAGAAGAAGTTGAAACTGCTACCAATGCTATTTATGCCCCCCTAAGATCTACCAGAGCTGAGCATATTGCAGTGCTGGATGCCCATACTGACTGGGGTTATGGCAGGGGAAGCAGAGCGCAGTACAATGATTTTGAAGGTTTTGGTGCTACCAATATTAGTGCTGCGGGAGCCCGTTGGAATTCGCTTTACCAGGGTATTCGCAATGCAAACCTGGTAATCAGCAATGCGCCTAACGGTTCTTCCATTAGTCAGGAAGATATTGACAAATATGTGGCTGAAGCCAAGTTTTTGAGGGCGCTGGCATATTTTGACCTGGTGAGAAACTGGGGAGGCGTACCCCTGCGCACAGAAGAGAATATGACCAATATTGATCTTGAAAGAAGTTCTGCGCAGGAGGTTTATGATCAGATTATTGCTGATCTGACAGAAGCTGAAACTAACCTGCCGGAAGAGCCAAAACACATCGGAAGGCCTACCAGATTAGCTGCAAAAACCATGTTAGCTGATGTATACTTAAACCTGGAACGCTTTGCAGAAGCACGTGATAAAGCCTATGAAGTGATCCAGTCAAATAAATATTCTCTGGTGCCAGTAGAATCAGTAGAAGATTTTCAGATGAAACTTTTCGGACCCGAAATAACCACTACACCAGAGGAAATATTTTATTTTAAATATGCGCGTGAGGTGAATCAGGGTAACTGGTTGCTTTTTGTGTTGAACCATCCCAGCACCGGACTTTTTAATTTTGGTGGTGCTTATGCTCATTACAGCGATCTCACAAATCCATTCCATCAAAGCTGGAATGATGAAGATATCAGAAAAGGCTTATGGGATGTAGTAGATTTTGGATTAGGTTCAACTACCCTTGTAAGCAAAAAATACATTGATAAATCTGCTGTAAGCAATGCTGGAGCAGGCAACGATTTACCTATATATCGCTATGCTGAAGTGCTGCTGATTTATGCCGAAGCTGCCAGCAGAGCAGCAGGCGGCCCTACTGTAGAAGCGGTGGAGGCACTCAACCAGGTGCATCGCAGAGCCTATGGTTTTGATCCTACAACACCATCTGAAGTGGATTTCAGCATGGGTGACTACAATGCCGAGACATTTCTGGATCTGGTATTACAGGAACGGGCTTATGAATTTCAGTTCGAGGGCAAACGCTGGCTGGACCTTAAACGAACAGGTAAAGCACAGGAAGCGATTATGAGTGCTAAAGGCAAGACTATTGCTGAAGCACACTATCTATGGCCGATTCCACTGGATGAGTTAAACTTCAATAATGCACTTGATCCTGCTAAGGATCAAAATCCTGGATACTAA
- a CDS encoding FAD dependent oxidoreductase (COG0446 Uncharacterized NAD(FAD)-dependent dehydrogenases) produces the protein MLAKMGAFSVGMAIPFGADADVLAKPFRQQKQALKTDILIIGGGTSGVIAAIQAGRAGRKVILVENGSQLGGTITTGGVSYPGIFFAWGKQVIGGIGWELVQEVVALNDGTLPDFSTPHGREHWNHQVRVNAALYTLLAEEKCVEAGVQLRFYETPTQVEFKKNNWVVHTAGKGTSTEIICNQLIDCSGNAYAAHLAGFDLLREAETQPGTLMFQLGGYDFDSLNLNLINQKYMQALDRGELVKSEFRGDIIGLLRSKGDNIQHIKGADSTTSALHTIANINGRNALLKHLRFLRTLPGCENTKVITMQTETAVRETYRIDGHYKISHADYVTGKSYPDAVSYSYYPIDLHDEHGVIPDNLKEGIVPSIPLRALIPKKSQNFIVAGRCLSSDRLANSALRVQASCMGMGQAAGAAAVLANKYNISPLDVPMHDLRQLIEEHGGIVPKMAD, from the coding sequence ATGCTCGCCAAAATGGGTGCTTTTTCAGTTGGAATGGCAATACCATTTGGGGCAGATGCGGATGTACTGGCAAAGCCATTCAGGCAACAAAAACAAGCCCTTAAAACAGATATACTTATAATTGGCGGAGGAACATCCGGCGTTATTGCTGCCATACAGGCGGGCAGAGCCGGCCGCAAAGTTATTCTGGTTGAGAATGGAAGTCAGCTGGGTGGAACAATTACCACTGGAGGGGTTTCTTACCCGGGCATCTTTTTTGCCTGGGGGAAGCAGGTGATTGGTGGAATAGGCTGGGAGCTTGTGCAGGAAGTAGTGGCCTTGAATGACGGTACACTTCCCGATTTTTCAACACCACACGGCAGAGAGCACTGGAATCACCAGGTGCGTGTGAATGCAGCCCTTTACACCTTACTGGCGGAAGAAAAATGTGTGGAAGCAGGGGTTCAGCTCCGGTTTTATGAAACGCCGACACAGGTGGAGTTTAAAAAGAACAACTGGGTTGTTCATACGGCTGGTAAAGGCACCAGCACTGAGATTATTTGTAACCAGCTGATTGATTGTTCAGGCAATGCATATGCCGCACATTTAGCCGGTTTCGATCTGTTAAGAGAAGCTGAAACACAGCCTGGAACGCTTATGTTTCAGCTGGGTGGATATGACTTTGATTCTCTTAATCTGAATTTGATTAACCAAAAGTATATGCAGGCATTGGACAGGGGAGAGTTGGTTAAGTCAGAATTCCGAGGGGATATTATAGGCTTGCTTAGAAGCAAAGGTGATAACATTCAGCATATCAAAGGGGCAGACTCAACTACATCCGCCTTACATACCATCGCTAATATCAATGGAAGAAATGCCCTTTTGAAGCATCTTCGTTTTCTGAGAACACTTCCTGGCTGCGAAAATACTAAAGTCATTACGATGCAGACCGAAACAGCGGTAAGGGAAACATATCGGATTGATGGACATTATAAAATTTCTCATGCAGATTATGTGACTGGAAAATCTTATCCCGACGCTGTATCATATTCCTATTATCCAATAGACCTGCATGATGAACATGGGGTGATTCCAGATAACCTTAAAGAAGGCATTGTTCCTTCCATTCCACTACGGGCCCTAATCCCTAAAAAAAGCCAGAACTTTATTGTGGCAGGGAGATGCCTGAGCAGTGACCGCCTGGCGAACTCTGCTCTTAGGGTACAGGCGTCTTGTATGGGCATGGGGCAGGCAGCAGGGGCTGCAGCAGTATTAGCTAATAAGTATAACATTTCGCCCCTGGATGTTCCCATGCATGATCTGAGACAATTGATTGAAGAACATGGGGGAATTGTGCCTAAAATGGCTGACTAA
- a CDS encoding alpha-L-rhamnosidase, producing the protein MTNAFFRFRHRAKGEMDAIRGLRKLFQSLSLVLPLLFYPFMLAAETALTPVGQQCEYLVNPLGVDARQPRLSWRLRDERQGASQTAFQIFVGTDSLDVVNRKGNSWTSDKVASANRLVEYQGNSLQPFTKYYWLVDVWDHEGIKSSSATVSTFETGMMEVKNWKGDWISDVQDIALKPAPYFRKEFETAKKIKSARAYVAVGGLFELSINGEKVGNHRLDPMFTRYDRRLLYVTHDITAQLQSGRNAIGVLLGNGWYNHQSTAVWDFHKAPWRARPAFCMDLRITYEDGSIETISSGTDWKTNLSPVIFNSIYTAEHYDARLELPGWNTTNYSDDGWKNAIVRATPTQNIVAQVMHPIRNIEKIMPKSLRKLNDTTYVYDLGRNIAGVSEIKVKGPAGTTLRLKHGERVYENGRVDISNIDMHYRPTDNTDPFQTDIFILSGKGEDSFMPRFNYKGFQYVEVTSNQPVVLTKNDLVAYFMHTDVPATGKLSSSNATINKIWEATNNAYLSNLFGYPTDCPQREKNGWTGDGHIAIETGLYNFDGITVYEKWMADHRDEQQPNGVLPAIIPTAGWGYSWANGPDWTSSVAIIPWNVYLFYGDTRPLAVNYENIKRYVDHITALSPDGLTSWGLGDWVPVKSKSPVEYTSSTYYFIDATILANAARLLGKQQDEEKYAALAKKIKKAVNEKYLDEKTGMYGSGLQTELSVALYWGLVPEALKAKVAANLAKRVEADNFHIDVGLLGTKSLLNALSENGYADVAYKVASQETYPSWGWWIVNGATTLYENWDITSAKDISLNHIMFGEISAWFYKALGGIKPDPQSPGFKNVVLAPNFVAGLNQFEAAHEGPYGTIVSSWKKSGKRIDYHVTVPPNSTATLLLPAAKGKWYYGGAQLTKVNSEFISPSTSARSTGASAGENTYQLQSGTYRFELR; encoded by the coding sequence ATGACTAACGCCTTCTTCCGCTTCAGACACCGGGCAAAAGGTGAGATGGATGCAATAAGAGGATTACGAAAGCTTTTTCAATCTTTATCTTTAGTCCTCCCTTTATTATTTTATCCTTTTATGCTGGCAGCAGAAACTGCTCTAACACCTGTAGGTCAGCAATGTGAATATCTGGTAAACCCTTTAGGGGTAGATGCAAGGCAGCCAAGACTTAGCTGGAGATTGAGAGATGAGCGGCAGGGGGCATCACAAACTGCTTTTCAAATTTTTGTGGGAACAGATTCTCTGGATGTAGTAAACCGAAAGGGAAACAGCTGGACATCAGACAAGGTAGCATCTGCAAACAGGCTTGTGGAGTACCAGGGCAACTCATTACAGCCATTCACTAAATATTACTGGTTGGTGGATGTGTGGGATCATGAGGGGATTAAATCATCATCAGCAACAGTTTCCACTTTCGAAACAGGCATGATGGAGGTAAAAAACTGGAAAGGAGACTGGATCAGTGATGTTCAGGATATTGCCCTTAAGCCAGCACCATACTTCAGGAAAGAGTTTGAAACAGCAAAGAAAATAAAATCTGCAAGGGCTTATGTAGCAGTGGGAGGGCTGTTTGAACTATCGATAAATGGAGAAAAAGTGGGAAATCACCGCCTGGATCCGATGTTTACCCGTTATGACAGACGCCTGCTCTATGTAACCCATGATATTACTGCACAATTGCAAAGCGGAAGAAACGCAATAGGTGTACTGTTAGGCAATGGGTGGTACAACCATCAATCCACCGCAGTATGGGATTTTCACAAAGCACCCTGGAGGGCACGTCCTGCTTTTTGTATGGACCTGCGTATTACCTATGAAGACGGATCTATAGAAACCATCAGCTCGGGAACGGATTGGAAAACTAATCTTAGTCCGGTAATTTTTAACAGCATTTACACGGCAGAGCATTATGATGCTCGTTTAGAACTGCCGGGATGGAATACCACTAATTATAGCGACGACGGGTGGAAAAATGCAATCGTACGTGCCACACCTACTCAAAATATTGTTGCACAGGTTATGCACCCCATCCGGAACATTGAAAAGATTATGCCCAAAAGCCTCCGGAAGCTGAATGATACTACCTATGTATACGATCTGGGCAGAAACATAGCAGGTGTTAGTGAAATAAAGGTGAAAGGCCCAGCCGGTACTACCCTTCGGCTAAAGCATGGAGAAAGAGTATATGAAAACGGGCGGGTTGATATATCAAATATCGATATGCACTATCGTCCTACCGATAACACAGACCCTTTTCAGACCGATATCTTCATACTAAGTGGAAAAGGAGAAGATTCCTTTATGCCACGTTTCAATTACAAGGGATTTCAATATGTAGAGGTGACCAGTAACCAGCCGGTGGTGTTAACGAAAAATGATCTGGTTGCTTATTTCATGCATACTGATGTACCGGCAACAGGTAAACTCTCTTCTTCCAATGCTACCATCAACAAAATCTGGGAAGCGACCAATAATGCGTATTTGTCCAATTTATTTGGTTATCCAACAGATTGCCCGCAGCGTGAGAAGAACGGCTGGACGGGAGATGGCCACATTGCCATAGAGACAGGCCTCTATAATTTTGATGGCATTACCGTTTATGAAAAATGGATGGCAGACCATCGGGACGAACAGCAACCCAATGGGGTGCTGCCTGCCATCATTCCCACTGCTGGCTGGGGGTATTCATGGGCGAACGGCCCCGACTGGACCAGTTCTGTTGCCATCATTCCCTGGAATGTTTACCTGTTCTACGGAGATACCAGGCCACTGGCAGTTAATTATGAAAACATAAAACGTTATGTAGATCACATCACTGCACTTAGTCCGGATGGCCTCACCTCCTGGGGGCTGGGTGACTGGGTGCCTGTAAAATCAAAAAGCCCGGTAGAATACACATCATCAACCTACTACTTTATTGATGCAACAATACTGGCAAATGCTGCAAGGCTTTTGGGAAAACAGCAGGATGAGGAAAAGTATGCTGCTTTGGCGAAAAAAATCAAAAAAGCGGTCAACGAAAAGTATCTGGATGAAAAAACTGGCATGTATGGCAGTGGCCTGCAAACGGAACTCAGTGTAGCGCTGTACTGGGGATTGGTACCCGAAGCACTCAAAGCAAAAGTAGCTGCAAATTTAGCAAAGAGGGTGGAGGCTGATAATTTTCATATTGATGTTGGTCTGCTGGGTACCAAGTCGTTGTTGAATGCTTTGAGTGAGAATGGATATGCCGATGTTGCTTACAAGGTGGCATCGCAGGAAACTTACCCCTCCTGGGGCTGGTGGATTGTAAACGGCGCTACCACACTGTACGAAAACTGGGATATTACTTCAGCAAAAGATATTTCCCTCAACCATATTATGTTTGGCGAAATCAGTGCCTGGTTTTACAAAGCACTGGGGGGGATAAAGCCTGATCCTCAAAGCCCTGGATTTAAAAATGTTGTTCTGGCACCCAATTTTGTTGCAGGCTTAAACCAGTTTGAAGCAGCGCATGAGGGGCCGTATGGTACAATTGTGTCCTCATGGAAAAAGTCAGGCAAAAGAATAGATTATCATGTTACTGTTCCTCCAAATTCAACTGCAACCCTGCTACTTCCAGCTGCAAAAGGTAAATGGTATTATGGTGGAGCTCAACTTACAAAAGTTAATTCTGAATTTATTAGTCCTAGCACTTCAGCCAGAAGTACCGGCGCTTCAGCCGGAGAAAATACCTACCAGCTGCAATCGGGGACCTATAGATTTGAACTAAGATAA
- a CDS encoding carbon starvation protein A (COG1966 Carbon starvation protein, predicted membrane protein): MITFCLSVVALVLGYFIYARFIEKIHGIEPGRETPALTMADGVDYVAMPGWKIFLIQFLNIAGLGPIFGAVAGAMWGPMAFLWIVLGSVFAGGVHDYFSGMLSVKHKGESITEITGMYLGNGMKQFMSFFSVALMILVGAVFIIGPAGILNGMTNGFGGMTFWISLIFIYYILSTLLPIDKLIGRIYPIFGAALLIMALGITVVLVFGNVQVPELTFAAFSNPHVNPEKFPVFPMLFITIACGAISGFHATQSPLMARCITNEKQGRSIFYGAMVTEGVVALIWAAISMSFFGGVDGLNEVMVQHQSNAAFVVNEISNTMLGKVGGILALLGVVAAPITSGDTAFRSARLIVADFFKVKQVLIRNRLLISIPLFMAGFLLTLVDFGVVWRYFAWVNQTLATIVLWVITAYLIKESKFYLVSLVPAVFMSAVVTSYILIAPEGFGLSSGFSYAAGCFVALLLLTLTIYYIIRLKNKTLELSR; encoded by the coding sequence ATGATAACATTTTGTCTTTCAGTAGTTGCGCTGGTACTGGGCTATTTTATCTATGCCAGGTTTATAGAAAAAATTCATGGTATTGAGCCAGGCAGGGAGACGCCTGCCCTCACCATGGCTGATGGTGTTGATTATGTAGCCATGCCTGGTTGGAAAATCTTCCTGATCCAGTTTCTGAACATAGCTGGCTTAGGACCCATTTTTGGTGCAGTGGCTGGAGCTATGTGGGGACCAATGGCATTTTTATGGATAGTGCTGGGCTCTGTATTCGCTGGTGGTGTGCATGATTATTTCTCAGGTATGCTCTCGGTAAAACACAAAGGGGAAAGTATTACAGAAATTACCGGCATGTACCTGGGAAATGGCATGAAACAGTTCATGAGCTTTTTTTCCGTAGCACTCATGATCCTGGTAGGTGCTGTATTCATAATAGGTCCTGCCGGAATTCTGAATGGCATGACGAATGGTTTTGGGGGGATGACCTTCTGGATCAGCCTGATCTTCATCTATTATATTTTATCTACCTTATTACCCATCGATAAACTGATAGGCAGGATTTACCCTATTTTTGGCGCTGCCCTGCTGATAATGGCACTAGGAATTACTGTGGTTTTAGTTTTTGGTAATGTACAGGTGCCCGAACTAACATTTGCTGCCTTCAGCAATCCTCATGTTAACCCGGAAAAGTTTCCCGTATTTCCAATGCTCTTTATCACCATTGCATGCGGTGCTATTTCGGGTTTTCATGCCACGCAATCTCCATTAATGGCCAGATGCATCACCAACGAAAAACAGGGAAGGAGTATATTTTATGGCGCCATGGTGACCGAAGGAGTTGTAGCCCTGATTTGGGCAGCGATCAGCATGAGCTTTTTTGGTGGTGTAGATGGGCTAAATGAGGTAATGGTGCAGCATCAGAGCAATGCCGCTTTTGTAGTAAATGAAATATCAAATACGATGTTGGGTAAGGTTGGGGGAATTCTGGCATTATTGGGTGTGGTTGCCGCACCAATTACCTCTGGCGATACCGCTTTCAGAAGCGCACGTTTGATTGTTGCAGATTTTTTTAAGGTTAAACAGGTCCTGATCAGAAATAGACTGTTGATTAGCATACCTCTTTTTATGGCTGGCTTCTTACTGACTTTAGTCGATTTTGGTGTGGTGTGGCGATATTTCGCATGGGTAAATCAAACCCTGGCAACCATTGTACTGTGGGTGATTACCGCCTACCTGATAAAAGAAAGCAAGTTTTACCTGGTTTCACTGGTGCCGGCTGTTTTTATGTCGGCTGTTGTTACAAGCTATATACTAATCGCACCCGAAGGATTTGGCCTTTCTTCAGGCTTTTCTTATGCTGCAGGTTGCTTTGTAGCGCTTTTATTGCTAACTCTTACCATATATTATATCATCAGGCTTAAAAATAAAACGTTAGAGCTAAGCCGGTAA